Proteins from one Thermoanaerobaculia bacterium genomic window:
- the lptF gene encoding LPS export ABC transporter permease LptF, giving the protein MRLITRNVLREIVPPFGLGLAAYTFLLLLRSLVQLSEMIVRRGVPAAVVGDLLLLTLPQVLVLTIPMAFLFGILIGIGRLSGDSEIVALRASGVSRTRLFLPVGLAGAGLAVLVAFLSMWGYPTANDRLERMESRLFASAALEMVRPRVFTEPRTEWDWVMFVDRDLPGAAGWRGVFLDDRTDANRESVIVAREGRFRFDGRRLWLDLSGAIQHTTERLDRRVYRLNHSDRLSILVHESRDRSGPGQRIEKGVRLQTLAELWRNVRGPAFSPERHRLLQVEIHKKFAIPVACLVFALVGLPLGITNRRGGRGSGFAVSLAIILAYYLLFNTGENWAEDGRMSPALAMWLPNALLAILGGFLFLRPERERLSWAERWRRWRARRREAGAAPAEEPAAGSSAGSGLARFPTRIDRYVLSPFLAALAAIYASVTFLYVLVDYSDHADDILKRRIPSAVVADYYRAMLAPILVQILPFCVMLAALVALSALSRHGEDTAFKACGVALPRLGVPILVLAVAAAGAAFWTGEYVLPGANRESHRLLDRIKGRTERAAAMPSGGTWALGGDGSRIWNFDTYEAGARRLWRPSLFEFDRDFHLVARTTASTAEWDGSAWRLHDGWRRTFSGGAETSFAPFGTLRVAADSPRLFERVGRRPDEMRYRALSRYVERLSRSGYPVAPLATALASKPAAAAQTIVLACLALPFAFSIGRRGTLTGIGVGLAAGMIFLVAASLFTRLGEVGSLPPLLAAWGPDLIFLIFAGYRMTTVRT; this is encoded by the coding sequence ATGCGTCTGATCACGCGCAACGTGCTGCGGGAAATCGTTCCGCCGTTCGGCCTCGGGCTTGCCGCCTACACGTTCCTTCTCCTCCTGCGTTCCCTCGTCCAGCTCTCCGAGATGATCGTGCGGCGCGGAGTTCCGGCGGCCGTCGTGGGCGATCTGCTCCTCCTGACCCTGCCGCAGGTGCTCGTCCTCACGATTCCGATGGCCTTCCTGTTCGGGATCCTCATCGGGATCGGGCGGCTGTCGGGCGATTCGGAGATCGTCGCGCTCCGGGCCTCGGGAGTGTCGCGCACGAGGCTTTTCCTTCCCGTCGGTCTCGCGGGTGCCGGGCTCGCGGTCCTGGTCGCGTTCCTCAGCATGTGGGGCTACCCGACCGCCAACGACCGCCTGGAACGGATGGAGAGCCGTCTCTTCGCGTCGGCCGCGCTCGAGATGGTCCGGCCGCGGGTCTTCACCGAGCCGCGCACGGAGTGGGACTGGGTGATGTTCGTCGACCGGGACCTCCCCGGCGCCGCCGGGTGGAGGGGGGTTTTCCTCGACGACCGTACCGACGCGAACCGTGAATCGGTGATCGTCGCGCGAGAGGGGCGATTCCGCTTCGACGGGCGGCGGCTCTGGCTCGATCTGTCCGGGGCGATCCAGCACACCACGGAGCGGCTCGACCGGCGCGTGTACCGTCTCAACCACAGCGACCGGCTGAGCATCCTCGTCCACGAGAGCCGCGACCGTTCCGGCCCCGGACAGCGGATCGAGAAGGGCGTGCGGCTCCAGACGCTGGCCGAGCTCTGGCGCAACGTGCGGGGCCCGGCGTTCTCTCCGGAGCGGCACCGCCTGCTCCAGGTCGAGATCCACAAGAAGTTCGCGATCCCCGTCGCCTGTCTCGTGTTCGCGCTCGTGGGGCTCCCCCTCGGGATCACGAACCGCCGCGGGGGCCGCGGGAGCGGCTTCGCGGTCTCTCTCGCGATCATCCTCGCGTACTACCTCCTCTTCAACACCGGTGAGAACTGGGCGGAGGACGGCCGGATGTCCCCGGCGCTCGCGATGTGGCTCCCCAACGCGCTGCTGGCCATCCTCGGCGGATTCCTCTTCCTGCGGCCGGAGCGGGAGCGCCTCTCGTGGGCCGAGCGATGGCGCCGATGGAGGGCCCGCCGGAGGGAGGCGGGGGCGGCGCCGGCGGAGGAGCCGGCCGCCGGCTCGTCGGCCGGGTCCGGGCTCGCGCGGTTTCCGACGCGCATCGACCGGTACGTCCTCTCCCCTTTTCTCGCCGCTCTGGCGGCCATCTACGCGTCGGTGACCTTCCTCTACGTGCTCGTGGACTATTCCGACCACGCGGACGACATCCTGAAGCGGCGCATTCCATCCGCCGTCGTCGCCGACTACTACCGGGCGATGCTCGCGCCGATCCTCGTGCAGATCCTGCCGTTCTGCGTGATGCTCGCGGCGCTCGTGGCGCTCTCGGCGCTTTCCCGGCACGGCGAGGACACCGCGTTCAAGGCGTGCGGCGTCGCTCTGCCACGGCTCGGCGTGCCGATCCTCGTCCTCGCGGTCGCGGCCGCGGGGGCCGCGTTCTGGACGGGCGAGTACGTCCTGCCGGGCGCCAACCGGGAGTCGCACCGACTGCTGGACCGGATCAAGGGACGCACGGAGCGCGCCGCCGCGATGCCGAGCGGAGGGACGTGGGCGCTCGGGGGCGACGGGTCGCGGATCTGGAACTTCGACACGTACGAGGCGGGGGCGCGGAGGCTCTGGCGCCCGTCGCTCTTCGAATTCGACCGCGACTTCCACCTCGTCGCGCGGACGACCGCCTCGACGGCGGAATGGGACGGCTCGGCGTGGAGGCTTCACGACGGGTGGCGGCGGACGTTCTCGGGCGGCGCGGAGACGTCGTTTGCGCCCTTCGGAACGCTCCGGGTCGCGGCGGATTCGCCGCGGCTCTTCGAGCGGGTCGGAAGGCGCCCCGACGAGATGCGCTACCGGGCGCTCTCCCGGTACGTCGAGCGCCTCTCGCGGAGCGGCTACCCGGTCGCGCCGCTCGCGACGGCGCTCGCGAGCAAGCCCGCGGCGGCGGCTCAGACGATCGTGCTGGCCTGCCTCG